In Elusimicrobiota bacterium, one genomic interval encodes:
- a CDS encoding GspE/PulE family protein, translating into MEQVKPAANDAPVRNIDISKMSISPTLLRVIPADMMERFLAIPFDLQGERLSIAMLDPQNVNAIKQIQTLTGFELQIHSTTKDAIIAVLQKNGLLKGKVPFCEPLRLQATGDESPIINAVDKLFELAVAQRASDIHLEPQINGLFARFRIDGTLQTIHQFPKQAVSAIISRIKVISGMDVAEKRFPQDGQINAKILGKDIDMRVSTLPGKYGEKTVIRMLDKSGGLLEFSILGMDPVTQSQFEMMIDRPQGLLLVTGPTGSGKTSTLYALINRLKSPLKNIITLEDPIEYELLASCGNEAGITQVQVNPKIDLTFAAALRASLRQDPDVIMVGEIRDQETAEVSMKAAMTGHIVLSTLHTNDAPSAVGRLRDIGVEPYLIASTLLGVLAQRLLRVLCVHCKEPYDVPGRAMKHLFPHHPEDQKLTLYRPKGCEHCHGTGYWGRKGIFELLVLNDTLRAQIHENVSNDILKKTAVSQGLRSLRESGLEFVRQGLTTVEEVFRHTVE; encoded by the coding sequence ATGGAACAAGTTAAGCCGGCCGCCAATGACGCGCCTGTTCGAAATATTGATATTTCAAAGATGTCCATTTCCCCGACCCTATTAAGGGTTATCCCGGCCGACATGATGGAACGGTTTCTAGCCATCCCCTTTGACCTCCAGGGCGAGCGGCTTTCGATTGCCATGCTGGACCCGCAGAATGTCAATGCCATCAAACAAATCCAAACACTGACCGGATTTGAACTCCAGATTCACAGCACGACCAAGGACGCCATCATCGCCGTTCTTCAAAAGAACGGCTTACTAAAGGGAAAAGTCCCCTTCTGCGAGCCCCTGAGATTACAGGCAACGGGAGATGAAAGTCCGATCATTAACGCGGTGGACAAACTGTTCGAACTGGCTGTCGCTCAACGCGCGAGCGATATTCATCTGGAGCCCCAGATCAACGGTCTTTTCGCCCGGTTCCGCATCGACGGCACCCTGCAGACCATTCACCAATTCCCCAAACAGGCGGTGAGCGCGATCATCTCCAGAATTAAAGTCATATCCGGTATGGATGTGGCGGAAAAACGCTTTCCTCAGGACGGACAGATTAACGCAAAAATTCTGGGCAAGGATATCGACATGCGGGTGTCCACCCTGCCCGGGAAATACGGGGAAAAAACCGTTATCCGGATGCTGGACAAATCCGGGGGGCTTCTGGAGTTTTCCATCCTGGGGATGGATCCGGTCACCCAAAGTCAATTTGAGATGATGATTGACCGGCCTCAGGGACTTCTGCTCGTCACAGGACCGACCGGCAGCGGGAAGACATCCACCTTGTACGCCCTCATTAATCGCCTGAAATCGCCTCTCAAGAACATCATCACGCTGGAAGACCCGATCGAATACGAACTGCTGGCGTCCTGCGGCAATGAAGCGGGGATTACCCAGGTTCAAGTCAACCCGAAAATCGACCTGACCTTTGCCGCGGCCTTGCGCGCCTCTCTACGGCAAGACCCGGACGTTATTATGGTCGGCGAAATTCGCGATCAGGAAACAGCCGAAGTCTCCATGAAAGCCGCCATGACAGGCCATATCGTCTTATCGACCCTGCACACGAACGATGCACCCTCCGCGGTAGGCCGTTTGCGGGACATCGGGGTTGAACCTTATCTGATCGCTTCGACGCTGCTGGGCGTCCTAGCCCAACGGCTCCTCAGGGTCCTGTGCGTTCACTGCAAAGAACCGTACGATGTCCCGGGTCGAGCCATGAAACATCTGTTTCCTCATCACCCGGAGGACCAAAAGCTGACACTATACCGTCCGAAAGGGTGCGAACATTGCCACGGGACCGGCTACTGGGGCCGCAAAGGCATTTTCGAACTGCTGGTCCTCAACGATACCCTTCGCGCCCAAATCCATGAAAATGTCAGCAACGACATACTGAAAAAAACAGCTGTGTCCCAGGGGCTCCGGAGTCTGCGGGAAAGCGGGCTTGAATTCGTCCGCCAGGGGCTCACCACCGTAGAAGAAGTCTTCCGCCACACGGTGGAGTAA
- a CDS encoding DUF47 domain-containing protein, which translates to MAFSLIPKDEKFFDLLEEAADNIQKAAVTFRELLQNWSLTSDKFQKMRDLEHEGDRMTHEIIDKLNRTFITPLDREDIHALASEIDDVIDVLQATTDRMQLYRIESSSPHLTKMAEVIVSATEVIGKAIKSLRDLSHTRRTLDFCIEVNRLENEGDTILKTAIGELFANRRDVLDVLKWKEIYEQTEFATDKCEDIANVIEGIIVKNA; encoded by the coding sequence ATGGCTTTTTCGCTTATCCCGAAGGATGAAAAGTTTTTCGATTTATTGGAAGAGGCGGCCGACAACATTCAAAAGGCAGCGGTGACGTTCCGCGAGCTGCTCCAGAACTGGTCGCTGACCAGCGACAAGTTTCAGAAAATGCGCGACCTTGAACACGAGGGGGACCGCATGACGCATGAAATTATCGACAAACTCAACCGGACCTTTATCACGCCGCTGGACCGGGAAGACATCCACGCCCTGGCCAGCGAGATCGACGACGTTATTGACGTCCTGCAGGCCACCACCGACCGGATGCAGCTCTACCGCATCGAATCCTCCAGCCCGCATCTAACGAAAATGGCCGAGGTTATTGTGAGTGCCACGGAAGTCATCGGCAAAGCCATTAAGAGTCTTCGGGATCTATCGCACACGCGACGAACGCTGGATTTCTGTATCGAAGTCAACCGGCTGGAGAACGAAGGTGACACCATCCTGAAAACAGCGATCGGCGAGCTTTTTGCCAATCGCCGGGATGTGCTGGATGTTCTCAAATGGAAAGAAATTTACGAGCAGACGGAGTTTGCAACGGACAAATGCGAAGATATTGCCAACGTCATCGAAGGCATTATCGTCAAAAACGCTTAA
- a CDS encoding response regulator transcription factor codes for MSKRILIVEDEKDIAKLLRYNLEKEGYETFPAADGETGLSLARKEKPDLIILDLMLPKMDGIEVCRILRQESRVPIIMLTAKKEELDRVLGLEIGADDYITKPFSVRELLARVKAILRRAQTTDSPENAVQVGSLVIDFTRYTITLKGKPVQLSTKEFEFLKILVEANGKVLSRDQLLERVWGYDRSFDIDTRTIDQHIARLRDKLGSEAGRIITVKNIGYRFSR; via the coding sequence ATGTCCAAACGGATCCTGATCGTTGAAGACGAAAAAGACATCGCCAAACTCCTCCGCTACAACCTGGAAAAAGAAGGATACGAAACATTCCCCGCCGCCGACGGTGAAACCGGGTTGTCCCTCGCACGCAAAGAGAAGCCGGACCTAATCATTCTGGATCTGATGCTTCCCAAAATGGACGGCATTGAGGTGTGCCGCATTCTCCGCCAGGAATCCCGCGTCCCCATCATCATGCTAACCGCCAAGAAAGAAGAACTCGACCGGGTTCTGGGCCTGGAGATCGGCGCGGATGATTACATCACCAAACCGTTCAGTGTGCGGGAACTGTTGGCCCGCGTCAAAGCGATCCTGCGCCGCGCCCAAACAACCGATTCCCCGGAGAACGCCGTGCAGGTGGGTTCGCTGGTCATTGATTTCACACGCTACACCATCACGCTGAAAGGGAAGCCTGTACAGCTCAGTACGAAAGAATTCGAATTCCTTAAAATTCTGGTCGAAGCCAACGGGAAAGTCCTTTCCAGGGACCAGCTTCTAGAGCGGGTCTGGGGATATGACCGTTCCTTTGACATTGATACGCGGACCATTGATCAGCACATCGCGCGACTCAGGGACAAACTGGGCTCTGAAGCCGGGAGAATTATCACGGTGAAAAATATCGGATACCGCTTCAGCAGGTAA
- a CDS encoding PAS domain-containing protein yields the protein MGNSRFLEMAVKHLPGGLILVDLQGRLQAINETAESLLSLPGPVLPGTPLELALAGHPKIVKVLKIACANLIGTNRQELTTTRPDGEKMVLGYGTLILKDEQETPIGVGMTFQDITRMIPLMDSHRFLDIALKNLPGGLIFVDLHGKVRGINQMAQRILGLAEEIEPGTECHKAFSHYPPIYKVLLSTCESLTAANRQELTTHRPNGEKVTVGYGTLILRNPQGQPVGIGMTFQDITRFIPLPLQAEFVRLVDRFFTPFAATMVIASMALGYAEKKTEYIALALISFLVVFNEVSAYLAKKRSEWTRVISTTRLITNFLSNIVLVYMLGTFWGPMWLLFVLTPVATALHAEWKKTLITSLVAAGALLGIYWSRGLEGSVGWGQASIHAAFIVFISLFVNSIARMVMQIKSAGPVSKPATGAIQLSATSQTDPHSNKLAA from the coding sequence ATGGGAAATTCTCGATTTCTTGAAATGGCTGTCAAACACCTGCCCGGAGGGCTTATCCTGGTGGATCTTCAGGGCCGGCTGCAGGCCATTAATGAAACCGCTGAATCGCTTTTAAGCCTCCCCGGCCCCGTTCTTCCCGGAACCCCGCTGGAACTGGCGCTGGCCGGGCATCCCAAAATTGTGAAAGTTCTCAAAATCGCCTGCGCCAATCTGATTGGGACCAACCGCCAGGAATTGACCACCACCCGGCCGGACGGCGAAAAGATGGTGCTGGGCTACGGGACCTTAATCCTGAAAGATGAACAGGAAACTCCGATCGGCGTCGGGATGACCTTTCAGGACATCACCCGGATGATCCCGTTGATGGATTCCCACCGGTTCCTCGATATCGCCCTCAAGAACCTCCCCGGCGGATTGATTTTTGTGGATTTGCACGGGAAAGTCCGGGGCATTAACCAGATGGCGCAGCGGATTCTGGGCCTGGCCGAGGAGATCGAACCGGGAACAGAGTGCCACAAGGCGTTTTCCCATTACCCCCCGATTTATAAAGTCCTGCTCTCCACCTGCGAGAGCCTCACCGCCGCGAACCGGCAGGAACTGACCACGCACAGACCGAACGGCGAGAAGGTTACGGTCGGTTACGGCACCCTGATCCTGAGAAATCCCCAGGGCCAGCCTGTGGGCATCGGGATGACCTTCCAGGACATTACCCGTTTTATCCCGCTGCCTTTGCAAGCGGAATTCGTGCGTCTAGTGGACCGGTTTTTCACCCCTTTTGCCGCCACGATGGTTATCGCCTCCATGGCGCTTGGCTATGCCGAGAAAAAAACGGAATATATCGCATTGGCTCTGATCAGTTTTCTGGTCGTTTTCAATGAGGTGTCCGCCTATTTGGCAAAGAAACGCAGCGAGTGGACGCGCGTGATCAGCACCACTCGCCTGATCACGAATTTTCTGTCGAATATCGTCCTGGTGTACATGCTCGGAACGTTCTGGGGCCCCATGTGGCTGTTATTCGTCCTGACCCCGGTCGCCACCGCGCTCCACGCGGAATGGAAAAAGACACTGATCACGTCCCTGGTCGCTGCCGGCGCGCTCCTCGGCATTTACTGGTCCAGAGGATTGGAGGGTTCCGTGGGTTGGGGGCAGGCCTCGATCCATGCCGCTTTCATCGTATTTATCAGCCTCTTTGTGAACTCCATCGCCCGGATGGTCATGCAAATTAAAAGCGCCGGTCCTGTTTCAAAACCAGCCACCGGGGCCATTCAGCTCTCCGCCACTTCCCAGACAGACCCCCACTCCAACAAACTTGCCGCCTAA
- a CDS encoding inorganic phosphate transporter: MHLSSLYAIVAIIAIALIFDFINGFHDSANSIATVVSTRVLSPRLAVMWAAFFNFAAAFGFGVKVATTIGKGVIHPGVVDPTVILAGLLGAILWDLLTWYYGLPTSSSHALIGGFAGAAVIKAGWDAIIASGFLKIAAFIVISPVVGLAIGFFMMVIVLNVFKRFTPDRVDRFFRVGQLFSAAAYSLGHGTNDAQKTMGLIYILLITCGRLPASASVPVWVILTCHAAIALGTLFGGWRIVKTMGQKIAKLKPVGGFCAEMGGATMLLATAAAGIPVSTTHTITGAIMGVGATQRLSAVRWGIATKIIWAWLLTIPAAAFVAAISYKILMLFA, from the coding sequence ATGCACTTATCCTCCCTCTATGCCATTGTAGCGATTATCGCCATCGCGCTCATATTCGATTTCATCAACGGCTTTCACGACTCCGCCAACTCCATCGCCACCGTGGTCTCGACCCGCGTCCTTTCACCGCGGCTGGCTGTCATGTGGGCCGCTTTCTTTAACTTTGCCGCCGCCTTCGGCTTCGGCGTGAAAGTGGCTACCACTATTGGCAAAGGCGTTATTCATCCGGGGGTTGTTGATCCCACCGTCATTCTTGCGGGGCTCCTGGGGGCTATTCTCTGGGACCTTCTCACGTGGTATTACGGTCTTCCGACAAGCTCCTCGCACGCCTTGATCGGTGGGTTTGCAGGAGCCGCTGTGATTAAGGCCGGGTGGGATGCCATCATCGCCAGCGGCTTTCTAAAAATTGCGGCGTTTATTGTCATCTCGCCAGTCGTCGGCCTGGCGATTGGATTTTTCATGATGGTGATCGTGCTGAATGTTTTCAAGCGTTTCACCCCGGATCGGGTGGACCGCTTTTTCCGGGTGGGCCAGCTCTTTTCCGCCGCCGCCTACAGCCTGGGGCACGGAACCAATGACGCGCAAAAAACCATGGGGTTAATCTATATTCTCCTCATCACCTGTGGCCGCCTGCCGGCGAGCGCTTCCGTGCCGGTATGGGTCATTCTCACCTGCCATGCGGCCATCGCACTGGGCACGCTTTTCGGCGGCTGGCGCATCGTTAAGACCATGGGACAAAAGATAGCCAAACTCAAACCCGTGGGTGGGTTTTGCGCTGAGATGGGCGGAGCCACCATGCTGCTGGCAACAGCGGCAGCCGGCATCCCGGTCAGCACCACGCACACCATTACCGGCGCCATCATGGGAGTGGGAGCGACGCAGCGCCTGTCCGCGGTCCGCTGGGGGATAGCCACCAAAATTATCTGGGCGTGGCTTTTGACTATTCCGGCAGCGGCATTTGTAGCCGCGATCAGTTACAAAATTCTGATGCTCTTTGCCTGA